The genome window GAATCCGGACAACATAGATCATAAACACATGCACAAGCATCTCATAAACATTCATAACCTTCACCTATGTTGCTCTGACTCTTCAAAAATGTAATCGGGGGttgtgtcggatccttcaaaagtagtgcatttttgaaggatccgaccctggtgcgacaacatttttggagagtccgagcaacttcaTACTGTATATTCAAGAAAAGCAATGTAAATATAGAAGCAAGAGACATTATTACTCACCAGAGTAGtagctttaatggtggtttctcTACTATAACCATCAACAAAATCTTCATTACTCATCATAGAAAGCATAACATCAATAAAATCCTCTTCATTTCCCTCAACAAAATtaactctttctcttttcttcacatTTTCATCCAACCAACTTTGTAAAACacaatcaatatctttaaatgTCCTTTTCATAAACTTAACATGCCCTCGAAAATCAATCCACTTAAACAAAGGTATTGGAAATGCATCCCATAACACAAACCCTATTGACATAAAATCCTTCAAAGCTTTCTTAAATCTCTCAGCTTCTTCTTCATTTCCACCTTTTTCTACccttccatagctttttccagcTATCATTTTCACTATCAAGCTCAGTGTTAACTTTTCTATCCAATTAGTAATATTCACTTTCACCCGAAAATCACCTCCGGTCACCGGAAAATCAAGATTAGCTCCAAAGACCAGGCAGTCTGGTGCACTAAAGTAATTGCTATGTGCACTATTGTACGAagctttaccttgcatttctaccatAGGCTGTTTCCACGACTTGATTACCTTATCTCCCTTAGCACTAAAGCTCCCGCCATGCGTGGGGTCTAAGGAAGGGTCAAGAAGACTTTATTGTACGAATCCTTACCTTGGATTTCTGTCAGAGGTTGTTTCTTCGGCTTGATAACATTATCTCCTTTGGATTTCTGTCAGAGGTTGTTTCTTCGGCTTGATAACATTATCTCCATCCACGATAAAACTAATATCATCTCCACCCACTGGAAAATTATCTCGGGTCACCGGAAAATGATCAGCGGTGACTggaaaatcaagattttgatctCCGGTGATCGGAAACAAAGAGTAAAGATCTTTAATACTAGTTTGCACTTCAGAAACCCTCACATCTCTCAATTTCTCCAACTTACTACTAGACAAAACTTCGTTAATAACAATTTTCCTAATCTTTCTCCAGTAATCACCATAACTAGCAAGAAAAAGCATTACATTATTGTACCCGATATACTCTCTGGCCAAACTCCCCGGCCGGGCAGCAAACACTTTATCATTGATATTCAAACAATCCTTCACAGCATCATAGCTGCTTACCACTAATATACGCGGTATTTCTAACCGGAAAGTGAAAATGGGGCCATATTTATCTGACAAAGAAGATAATTTTCGATGCAATGGAATGCTTTCGGTGCCAGAGAATTGGAGAAGATGACTGATCACCGGTAAGCCACCGGATATTTCTGGCGGGAAATCTGAAAGTTTATGTGATTTTTGTGTTAATTTATCTATGAAAATGGAGGAAAGGGTAATGGTTATGAGTAGTAAAATTgcattaaaatgagaaaaaatatgatcttccatttttgttttgttataaAGAAAAACCTAagttttttgatgtgtttatatAGTGCTAGACAAGGATTCTATTAGTTAATATCTCATACTAGATATGGGATAAATAGTTAAGGACACAAGACATCTGGTCGCACTTTTGAC of Capsicum annuum cultivar UCD-10X-F1 unplaced genomic scaffold, UCD10Xv1.1 ctg4264, whole genome shotgun sequence contains these proteins:
- the LOC107854668 gene encoding cytochrome P450 82C3-like produces the protein MVEMQGKASYNSAHSNYFSAPDCLVFGANLDFPVTGGDFRVKVNITNWIEKLTLSLIVKMIAGKSYGRVEKGGNEEEAERFKKALKDFMSIGFVLWDAFPIPLFKWIDFRGHVKFMKRTFKDIDCVLQSWLDENVKKRERVNFVEGNEEDFIDVMLSMMSNEDFVDGYSRETTIKATTLSMVLVASDATAIHLNWVMATLLNHRDAMKKVQDELDTNVGRNRWVEESDIKDLVYFQAVVKETL
- the LOC124885275 gene encoding cytochrome P450 82A4-like, giving the protein MEDHIFSHFNAILLLITITLSSIFIDKLTQKSHKLSDFPPEISGGLPVISHLLQFSGTESIPLHRKLSSLSDKYGPIFTFRLEIPRILVVSSYDAVKDCLNINDKVFAARPGSLAREYIGYNNVMLFLASYGDYWRKIRKIVINEVLSSSKLEKLRDVRVSEVQTSIKDLYSLFPITGDQNLDFPVTADHFPVTRDNFPVGGDDISFIVDGDNVIKPKKQPLTEIQRR